Proteins encoded in a region of the Tripterygium wilfordii isolate XIE 37 chromosome 21, ASM1340144v1, whole genome shotgun sequence genome:
- the LOC119989248 gene encoding formin-binding protein 4-like isoform X2, giving the protein MGKRKERRLAALANSGRRVKLDLSPEPSGDLGGSSEHDKVGEDIEPTKHPGLPKSPSSSGLQPQNPLQLLGQYSDDELAEESFKSSSKGILDASVSDNNNLDKGPLGEGWENVDANAVKNLASHNNVQQEPNGDSIDVSKTLESDVTRTTDATDYDDLHKELGSTEHNFIAGSSSNAQGWKVIMHEQSNQYYYWNTETGETSWEVPDDLAQRTELMFEQKTNIDENTEIALVGSDVSDLNTVASTAATNIDGSAGADLISPSRVVDYDGPHLDEQSLRTDSNQIDLKCKPDTINALLDHEGLAGADNRIHDAVAEEECNEGVNLSAHLVNLCNCLLERLKSLEGYGGQLELHGWMSKYMLEIEIRLSDIRSLISYGSSVLPFWMHSERQLKRLEDAINHEIYQLAISAQMDVVEVTSHSVREKDNLEGTKGLESGSEEHGNHAVYPTRELGLVSTGVDSSPAADSNICNENPYSNVAYDGHVSSFESPTRDLVNSAIDGEQSNDTALPGEPISEPGYQAGEDVDMDVDMEVEDAITTGNMAVGDASHAGEFSALPPSELLIRPNPPMEYHSLVSDDSSIHPPPREEGWIPPPPPDDDEVPPPPPDNDEVPPPLPNEPPDPSYPPLPSYLGTEPPFSYTGQYSITYPDSNFQYYGHTVTDVSGNNFYGHADGYQVAVPQTTLYYKEVPNTYHETAPVIVNPVEPVPYVQDETLPPVPGTSSVEYSQFHSESGSKSSMISSDHTASVDAVSDVGSTVNVDISAVRGEAVTASLSVPFNLATVQASTSVLLKEGGSALGAGANAAVVVSSTTSDVQSKVLRSKKRKVASAASLRSNKKVSSLVDKWKAAKEELNESEEDEPENALEILEKKRQREIKEWYAQQIASGEARDNANFQPLGGDWRERVKRRRAKAAKETANETPAQTPIRENQQPDLAEVSRNLPSGWQAYLDETTKQVYYGNTITSETSWTRPTK; this is encoded by the exons ATGGGGAAGAGAAAAGAGCGCCGCCTCGCAGCTCTAGCAAACTCCGGTCGCCGTGTTAAGCTCGATCTTTCACCGGAACCCTCTG GAGATTTGGGTGGCTCCTCTGAACATGACAAAGTTGGAGAGGATATAGAACCAACAAAACATCCTGGGTTACCCAAGTCACCATCATCTTCAG GTCTACAACCACAGAATCCTCTTCAATTACTTGGGCAGTATAGTGATGACGAATTGGCCGAGGAGTCATTTAAAAGTTCTAGCAAGGGAATTTTGGATGCATCTGTTTCTGACAATAATAACCTG gATAAAGGACCACTTGGTGAAGGATGGGAAAATGTAGATGCCAATGCAGTCAAAAACCTTGCTTCTCATAACAATGTACAACAGGAGCCGAATGGGGATTCTATTGACGTTTCCAAGACCTTGGAAAGTGATGTCACTAGAACTACTGACGCTACTGATTATGATGACCTACACAAAGAATTGGGTTCCACAGAGCATAATTTCATTGCTGGAAGTTCTAGTAATGCTCAAGGCTGGAAAGTAATAATGCATGAGCAGAGCAATCAATACTACTACTGGAATACGGAGACCGGTGAAACTTCTTGGGAAGTACCTGATGATTTGGCTCAAAGAACCGAATTGATGTTTGAACAGAAGACTAACATAGATGAAAATACAGAGATTGCTTTAGTGGGTTCAGATGTGTCCGATTTAAATACAGTCGCTTCCACGGCTGCAACAAATATTGATGGCTCAGCAGGTGCAGATTTGATTTCTCCCAGCAGAGTAGTGGATTATGATGGTCCCCATTTAGATGAGCAAAGTTTGAGAACTGATTCGAACCAAATTGATTTAAAATGCAAACCAGATACAATAAATGCCCTTTTGGATCATGAGGGTTTAGCTGGTGCTGACAACCGTATACATGATGCGGTAGCTGAAGAAGAATGTAACGAAGGGGTCAATCTTTCAGCTCATCTTGTGAATCTGTGCAACTGTTTGCTGGAGAGACTGAAGTCACTCGAAGG GTATGGGGGCCAGCTAGAACTTCATGGCTGGATGTCAAAGTATATGTTGGAAATCGAGATTAGACTTTCTGATATAAGGTCTCTTATTTCTTATGGCTCATCTGTACTTCCCTTTTGGATGCATTCGGAAAGGCAGCTTAAACGACTGGAAGATGCCATTAATCATGAAATATACCAGCTTGCTATATCTGCACAAATGGATGTAGTTGAAGTGACCTCCCATTCTGTTAGAGAAAAGGACAATTTAGAGGGAACCAAGGGGCTTGAATCAGGCTCAGAGGAACATGGAAACCATGCTGTTTATCCTACTCGTGAATTAGGTCTTGTTTCCACTGGTGTAGACTCCTCACCAGCAGCTGACAGCAATATATGCAATGAAAATCCTTACAGTAATGTTGCATATGATGGACATGTCTCTTCTTTTGAATCACCCACTAGGGATTTGGTCAATAGTGCCATCGATGGTGAACAATCTAATGACACTGCTCTTCCTGGTGAACCAATTTCTGAGCCTGGTTACCAAGCCGGGGAAGATGTTGACATGGATGTGGACATGGAAGTTGAAGATGCAATCACTACTGGAAATATGGCTGTTGGAGATGCCTCACATGCTGGAGAATTTTCTGCACTTCCTCCATCTGAGCTACTAATCCGGCCAAATCCACCTATGGAGTACCATTCATTGGTGTCTGatgattcatcaattcatccaCCTCCTCGAGAAGAAGGATGGATTCCCCCACCTCCACCAGATGATGATGAGGTTCCTCCACCACCTCCAGATAATGATGAG GTTCCTCCACCGCTTCCTAATGAGCCTCCTGACCCTTCATATCCTCCGCTGCCATCTTATTTGGGGACTGAACCACCTTTCTCCTACACTGGACAATACAGTATAACTTACCCAGATTCTAATTTTCAGTACTATGGACACACGGTTACTGATGTCTCTGGTAATAATTTCTATGGACATGCTGATGGATATCAAGTTGCTGTGCCCCAAACAACATTATATTATAAAGAAGTTCCAAACACTTATCATGAAACTGCTCCAGTCATAGTCAACCCTGTTGAGCCTGTCCCATATGTTCAAGATGAAACTTTACCTCCTGTACCTGGAACTTCAAGTGTAGAATACTCACAGTTTCATAGTGAATCCGGTTCCAAGAGTAGTATGATTTCTTCTGATCACACTGCATCTGTTGATGCTGTTAGTGATGTGGGATCAACTGTGAATGTGGATATATCTGCTGTTCGTGGAGAGGCTGTGACGGCATCACTATCGGTCCCTTTTAATTTGGCCACCGTCCAAGCTTCTACATCTGTCTTACTAAAGGAAGGTGGGTCTGCACTGGGAGCTGGTGCTAATGCAGCGGTTGTTGTGTCGTCAACAACTTCCGATGTTCAGTCTAAGG TTTTGCGGAGTAAAAAGCGGAAAGTAGCTTCTGCAGCCTCCTTGAGGTCTAATAAGAAGGTCTCTAGCTTGGTGGACAAG TGGAAAGCTGCCAAAGAGGAGTTGAATGAGAGCGAGGAAGATGAACCTGAAAATGCTCTTGAGATCTTAGAGAAGAAGCGGCAAAGAGAAATCAAG GAATGGTATGCTCAGCAAATAGCAAGTGGAGAGGCCAGGGACAATGCAAATTTTCAGCCTCTGGGAGGAGATTG GCGTGAGAGGGTGAAGCGTAGGAGAGCTAAAGCAGCCAAGGAAACAGCTAATGAGACTCCAGCACAGACACCTATTCGTGAAAACCAGCAGCCTGATTTAGCCGAAGTCTCAAGGAATCTTCCTTCTGGATGGCAG GCTTATTTGGATGAAACCACTAAACAGGTTTATTATGGAAATACAATCACCTCAGAGACATCTTGGACCAGACCAACAAAATGA
- the LOC119989248 gene encoding formin-binding protein 4-like isoform X1 translates to MGKRKERRLAALANSGRRVKLDLSPEPSGDLGGSSEHDKVGEDIEPTKHPGLPKSPSSSGLQPQNPLQLLGQYSDDELAEESFKSSSKGILDASVSDNNNLDKGPLGEGWENVDANAVKNLASHNNVQQEPNGDSIDVSKTLESDVTRTTDATDYDDLHKELGSTEHNFIAGSSSNAQGWKVIMHEQSNQYYYWNTETGETSWEVPDDLAQRTELMFEQKTNIDENTEIALVGSDVSDLNTVASTAATNIDGSAGADLISPSRVVDYDGPHLDEQSLRTDSNQIDLKCKPDTINALLDHEGLAGADNRIHDAVAEEECNEGVNLSAHLVNLCNCLLERLKSLEGYGGQLELHGWMSKYMLEIEIRLSDIRSLISYGSSVLPFWMHSERQLKRLEDAINHEIYQLAISAQMDVVEVTSHSVREKDNLEGTKGLESGSEEHGNHAVYPTRELGLVSTGVDSSPAADSNICNENPYSNVAYDGHVSSFESPTRDLVNSAIDGEQSNDTALPGEPISEPGYQAGEDVDMDVDMEVEDAITTGNMAVGDASHAGEFSALPPSELLIRPNPPMEYHSLVSDDSSIHPPPREEGWIPPPPPDDDEVPPPPPDNDEVPPPPPDNEQVPPPLPNEPPDPSYPPLPSYLGTEPPFSYTGQYSITYPDSNFQYYGHTVTDVSGNNFYGHADGYQVAVPQTTLYYKEVPNTYHETAPVIVNPVEPVPYVQDETLPPVPGTSSVEYSQFHSESGSKSSMISSDHTASVDAVSDVGSTVNVDISAVRGEAVTASLSVPFNLATVQASTSVLLKEGGSALGAGANAAVVVSSTTSDVQSKVLRSKKRKVASAASLRSNKKVSSLVDKWKAAKEELNESEEDEPENALEILEKKRQREIKEWYAQQIASGEARDNANFQPLGGDWRERVKRRRAKAAKETANETPAQTPIRENQQPDLAEVSRNLPSGWQAYLDETTKQVYYGNTITSETSWTRPTK, encoded by the exons ATGGGGAAGAGAAAAGAGCGCCGCCTCGCAGCTCTAGCAAACTCCGGTCGCCGTGTTAAGCTCGATCTTTCACCGGAACCCTCTG GAGATTTGGGTGGCTCCTCTGAACATGACAAAGTTGGAGAGGATATAGAACCAACAAAACATCCTGGGTTACCCAAGTCACCATCATCTTCAG GTCTACAACCACAGAATCCTCTTCAATTACTTGGGCAGTATAGTGATGACGAATTGGCCGAGGAGTCATTTAAAAGTTCTAGCAAGGGAATTTTGGATGCATCTGTTTCTGACAATAATAACCTG gATAAAGGACCACTTGGTGAAGGATGGGAAAATGTAGATGCCAATGCAGTCAAAAACCTTGCTTCTCATAACAATGTACAACAGGAGCCGAATGGGGATTCTATTGACGTTTCCAAGACCTTGGAAAGTGATGTCACTAGAACTACTGACGCTACTGATTATGATGACCTACACAAAGAATTGGGTTCCACAGAGCATAATTTCATTGCTGGAAGTTCTAGTAATGCTCAAGGCTGGAAAGTAATAATGCATGAGCAGAGCAATCAATACTACTACTGGAATACGGAGACCGGTGAAACTTCTTGGGAAGTACCTGATGATTTGGCTCAAAGAACCGAATTGATGTTTGAACAGAAGACTAACATAGATGAAAATACAGAGATTGCTTTAGTGGGTTCAGATGTGTCCGATTTAAATACAGTCGCTTCCACGGCTGCAACAAATATTGATGGCTCAGCAGGTGCAGATTTGATTTCTCCCAGCAGAGTAGTGGATTATGATGGTCCCCATTTAGATGAGCAAAGTTTGAGAACTGATTCGAACCAAATTGATTTAAAATGCAAACCAGATACAATAAATGCCCTTTTGGATCATGAGGGTTTAGCTGGTGCTGACAACCGTATACATGATGCGGTAGCTGAAGAAGAATGTAACGAAGGGGTCAATCTTTCAGCTCATCTTGTGAATCTGTGCAACTGTTTGCTGGAGAGACTGAAGTCACTCGAAGG GTATGGGGGCCAGCTAGAACTTCATGGCTGGATGTCAAAGTATATGTTGGAAATCGAGATTAGACTTTCTGATATAAGGTCTCTTATTTCTTATGGCTCATCTGTACTTCCCTTTTGGATGCATTCGGAAAGGCAGCTTAAACGACTGGAAGATGCCATTAATCATGAAATATACCAGCTTGCTATATCTGCACAAATGGATGTAGTTGAAGTGACCTCCCATTCTGTTAGAGAAAAGGACAATTTAGAGGGAACCAAGGGGCTTGAATCAGGCTCAGAGGAACATGGAAACCATGCTGTTTATCCTACTCGTGAATTAGGTCTTGTTTCCACTGGTGTAGACTCCTCACCAGCAGCTGACAGCAATATATGCAATGAAAATCCTTACAGTAATGTTGCATATGATGGACATGTCTCTTCTTTTGAATCACCCACTAGGGATTTGGTCAATAGTGCCATCGATGGTGAACAATCTAATGACACTGCTCTTCCTGGTGAACCAATTTCTGAGCCTGGTTACCAAGCCGGGGAAGATGTTGACATGGATGTGGACATGGAAGTTGAAGATGCAATCACTACTGGAAATATGGCTGTTGGAGATGCCTCACATGCTGGAGAATTTTCTGCACTTCCTCCATCTGAGCTACTAATCCGGCCAAATCCACCTATGGAGTACCATTCATTGGTGTCTGatgattcatcaattcatccaCCTCCTCGAGAAGAAGGATGGATTCCCCCACCTCCACCAGATGATGATGAGGTTCCTCCACCACCTCCAGATAATGATGAGGTTCCTCCACCCCCTCCTGATAATGAACAGGTTCCTCCACCGCTTCCTAATGAGCCTCCTGACCCTTCATATCCTCCGCTGCCATCTTATTTGGGGACTGAACCACCTTTCTCCTACACTGGACAATACAGTATAACTTACCCAGATTCTAATTTTCAGTACTATGGACACACGGTTACTGATGTCTCTGGTAATAATTTCTATGGACATGCTGATGGATATCAAGTTGCTGTGCCCCAAACAACATTATATTATAAAGAAGTTCCAAACACTTATCATGAAACTGCTCCAGTCATAGTCAACCCTGTTGAGCCTGTCCCATATGTTCAAGATGAAACTTTACCTCCTGTACCTGGAACTTCAAGTGTAGAATACTCACAGTTTCATAGTGAATCCGGTTCCAAGAGTAGTATGATTTCTTCTGATCACACTGCATCTGTTGATGCTGTTAGTGATGTGGGATCAACTGTGAATGTGGATATATCTGCTGTTCGTGGAGAGGCTGTGACGGCATCACTATCGGTCCCTTTTAATTTGGCCACCGTCCAAGCTTCTACATCTGTCTTACTAAAGGAAGGTGGGTCTGCACTGGGAGCTGGTGCTAATGCAGCGGTTGTTGTGTCGTCAACAACTTCCGATGTTCAGTCTAAGG TTTTGCGGAGTAAAAAGCGGAAAGTAGCTTCTGCAGCCTCCTTGAGGTCTAATAAGAAGGTCTCTAGCTTGGTGGACAAG TGGAAAGCTGCCAAAGAGGAGTTGAATGAGAGCGAGGAAGATGAACCTGAAAATGCTCTTGAGATCTTAGAGAAGAAGCGGCAAAGAGAAATCAAG GAATGGTATGCTCAGCAAATAGCAAGTGGAGAGGCCAGGGACAATGCAAATTTTCAGCCTCTGGGAGGAGATTG GCGTGAGAGGGTGAAGCGTAGGAGAGCTAAAGCAGCCAAGGAAACAGCTAATGAGACTCCAGCACAGACACCTATTCGTGAAAACCAGCAGCCTGATTTAGCCGAAGTCTCAAGGAATCTTCCTTCTGGATGGCAG GCTTATTTGGATGAAACCACTAAACAGGTTTATTATGGAAATACAATCACCTCAGAGACATCTTGGACCAGACCAACAAAATGA
- the LOC119989248 gene encoding uncharacterized protein LOC119989248 isoform X4, with protein MGKRKERRLAALANSGRRVKLDLSPEPSGDLGGSSEHDKVGEDIEPTKHPGLPKSPSSSGLQPQNPLQLLGQYSDDELAEESFKSSSKGILDASVSDNNNLDKGPLGEGWENVDANAVKNLASHNNVQQEPNGDSIDVSKTLESDVTRTTDATDYDDLHKELGSTEHNFIAGSSSNAQGWKVIMHEQSNQYYYWNTETGETSWEVPDDLAQRTELMFEQKTNIDENTEIALVGSDVSDLNTVASTAATNIDGSAGADLISPSRVVDYDGPHLDEQSLRTDSNQIDLKCKPDTINALLDHEGLAGADNRIHDAVAEEECNEGVNLSAHLVNLCNCLLERLKSLEGYGGQLELHGWMSKYMLEIEIRLSDIRSLISYGSSVLPFWMHSERQLKRLEDAINHEIYQLAISAQMDVVEVTSHSVREKDNLEGTKGLESGSEEHGNHAVYPTRELGLVSTGVDSSPAADSNICNENPYSNVAYDGHVSSFESPTRDLVNSAIDGEQSNDTALPGEPISEPGYQAGEDVDMDVDMEVEDAITTGNMAVGDASHAGEFSALPPSELLIRPNPPMEYHSLVSDDSSIHPPPREEGWIPPPPPDDDEVPPPPPDNDEVPPPPPDNEQVPPPLPNEPPDPSYPPLPSYLGTEPPFSYTGQYSITYPDSNFQYYGHTVTDVSGNNFYGHADGYQVAVPQTTLYYKEVPNTYHETAPVIVNPVEPVPYVQDETLPPVPGTSSVEYSQFHSESGSKSSMISSDHTASVDAVSDVGSTVNVDISAVRGEAVTASLSVPFNLATVQASTSVLLKEGGSALGAGANAAVVVSSTTSDVQSKGKYYGNRDC; from the exons ATGGGGAAGAGAAAAGAGCGCCGCCTCGCAGCTCTAGCAAACTCCGGTCGCCGTGTTAAGCTCGATCTTTCACCGGAACCCTCTG GAGATTTGGGTGGCTCCTCTGAACATGACAAAGTTGGAGAGGATATAGAACCAACAAAACATCCTGGGTTACCCAAGTCACCATCATCTTCAG GTCTACAACCACAGAATCCTCTTCAATTACTTGGGCAGTATAGTGATGACGAATTGGCCGAGGAGTCATTTAAAAGTTCTAGCAAGGGAATTTTGGATGCATCTGTTTCTGACAATAATAACCTG gATAAAGGACCACTTGGTGAAGGATGGGAAAATGTAGATGCCAATGCAGTCAAAAACCTTGCTTCTCATAACAATGTACAACAGGAGCCGAATGGGGATTCTATTGACGTTTCCAAGACCTTGGAAAGTGATGTCACTAGAACTACTGACGCTACTGATTATGATGACCTACACAAAGAATTGGGTTCCACAGAGCATAATTTCATTGCTGGAAGTTCTAGTAATGCTCAAGGCTGGAAAGTAATAATGCATGAGCAGAGCAATCAATACTACTACTGGAATACGGAGACCGGTGAAACTTCTTGGGAAGTACCTGATGATTTGGCTCAAAGAACCGAATTGATGTTTGAACAGAAGACTAACATAGATGAAAATACAGAGATTGCTTTAGTGGGTTCAGATGTGTCCGATTTAAATACAGTCGCTTCCACGGCTGCAACAAATATTGATGGCTCAGCAGGTGCAGATTTGATTTCTCCCAGCAGAGTAGTGGATTATGATGGTCCCCATTTAGATGAGCAAAGTTTGAGAACTGATTCGAACCAAATTGATTTAAAATGCAAACCAGATACAATAAATGCCCTTTTGGATCATGAGGGTTTAGCTGGTGCTGACAACCGTATACATGATGCGGTAGCTGAAGAAGAATGTAACGAAGGGGTCAATCTTTCAGCTCATCTTGTGAATCTGTGCAACTGTTTGCTGGAGAGACTGAAGTCACTCGAAGG GTATGGGGGCCAGCTAGAACTTCATGGCTGGATGTCAAAGTATATGTTGGAAATCGAGATTAGACTTTCTGATATAAGGTCTCTTATTTCTTATGGCTCATCTGTACTTCCCTTTTGGATGCATTCGGAAAGGCAGCTTAAACGACTGGAAGATGCCATTAATCATGAAATATACCAGCTTGCTATATCTGCACAAATGGATGTAGTTGAAGTGACCTCCCATTCTGTTAGAGAAAAGGACAATTTAGAGGGAACCAAGGGGCTTGAATCAGGCTCAGAGGAACATGGAAACCATGCTGTTTATCCTACTCGTGAATTAGGTCTTGTTTCCACTGGTGTAGACTCCTCACCAGCAGCTGACAGCAATATATGCAATGAAAATCCTTACAGTAATGTTGCATATGATGGACATGTCTCTTCTTTTGAATCACCCACTAGGGATTTGGTCAATAGTGCCATCGATGGTGAACAATCTAATGACACTGCTCTTCCTGGTGAACCAATTTCTGAGCCTGGTTACCAAGCCGGGGAAGATGTTGACATGGATGTGGACATGGAAGTTGAAGATGCAATCACTACTGGAAATATGGCTGTTGGAGATGCCTCACATGCTGGAGAATTTTCTGCACTTCCTCCATCTGAGCTACTAATCCGGCCAAATCCACCTATGGAGTACCATTCATTGGTGTCTGatgattcatcaattcatccaCCTCCTCGAGAAGAAGGATGGATTCCCCCACCTCCACCAGATGATGATGAGGTTCCTCCACCACCTCCAGATAATGATGAGGTTCCTCCACCCCCTCCTGATAATGAACAGGTTCCTCCACCGCTTCCTAATGAGCCTCCTGACCCTTCATATCCTCCGCTGCCATCTTATTTGGGGACTGAACCACCTTTCTCCTACACTGGACAATACAGTATAACTTACCCAGATTCTAATTTTCAGTACTATGGACACACGGTTACTGATGTCTCTGGTAATAATTTCTATGGACATGCTGATGGATATCAAGTTGCTGTGCCCCAAACAACATTATATTATAAAGAAGTTCCAAACACTTATCATGAAACTGCTCCAGTCATAGTCAACCCTGTTGAGCCTGTCCCATATGTTCAAGATGAAACTTTACCTCCTGTACCTGGAACTTCAAGTGTAGAATACTCACAGTTTCATAGTGAATCCGGTTCCAAGAGTAGTATGATTTCTTCTGATCACACTGCATCTGTTGATGCTGTTAGTGATGTGGGATCAACTGTGAATGTGGATATATCTGCTGTTCGTGGAGAGGCTGTGACGGCATCACTATCGGTCCCTTTTAATTTGGCCACCGTCCAAGCTTCTACATCTGTCTTACTAAAGGAAGGTGGGTCTGCACTGGGAGCTGGTGCTAATGCAGCGGTTGTTGTGTCGTCAACAACTTCCGATGTTCAGTCTAAGGGTAAATATTATGGAAACCGAGACTGTTAA